In the genome of Ignavibacteriales bacterium, one region contains:
- a CDS encoding T9SS type A sorting domain-containing protein yields MCLELKDGQSGFLSHNTLGSAQFSKTTDGGLTWTQPYWSNTRFIQSIDFLNNSLGYAVGFKIQVPPNPNLDFVMITTNGGVNWYEQYLNTGVLNSVFFINENLGWAVGDDGKIIHTVNGGTPVELISFTAKLVNDKILIDWSTASELNNQGFEIERSTNKTDWIRIGFREGKGTTTEQQNYSFTDDINGINVPKLFYRLKQIDFDRSYKYSDIVEVIIAPIKFSLSQNYPNPFNPSTKISWQSPVGSHQTLKVYDVLGKEVATLVNEYRNAGSFEVEFDASQLASGVYYYQLRVGDLPDGKAGFVETRKMILIK; encoded by the coding sequence ATGTGTTTGGAACTTAAAGACGGACAATCTGGATTCTTGAGCCATAATACTCTTGGTAGCGCCCAATTTTCAAAAACCACTGATGGAGGATTAACCTGGACACAGCCATATTGGAGTAATACGCGGTTTATTCAATCCATTGATTTTCTTAATAACAGTTTGGGGTACGCAGTTGGATTTAAAATACAGGTACCCCCGAATCCTAATCTCGATTTTGTTATGATAACAACAAATGGAGGTGTTAATTGGTATGAACAGTATTTAAACACCGGAGTGTTAAACTCAGTTTTTTTTATTAATGAAAATCTCGGATGGGCTGTGGGGGACGATGGAAAAATTATTCATACAGTAAACGGCGGTACACCGGTTGAGCTAATTTCATTCACAGCCAAACTTGTTAATGATAAAATACTTATTGACTGGTCAACAGCCTCAGAATTAAATAACCAGGGTTTTGAAATAGAACGCAGTACAAATAAAACTGATTGGATAAGAATTGGATTCAGAGAAGGTAAAGGCACAACAACAGAACAACAAAACTATTCCTTCACAGATGATATTAACGGAATAAATGTTCCAAAACTTTTCTACAGATTAAAACAAATAGACTTTGATAGAAGTTATAAGTACTCGGATATAGTTGAAGTAATTATAGCTCCGATAAAATTTTCTCTCTCCCAAAACTACCCAAACCCATTCAACCCAAGCACAAAGATAAGTTGGCAGTCACCAGTCGGCAGTCATCAAACATTAAAAGTTTATGATGTACTTGGAAAGGAAGTCGCAACACTTGTTAATGAGTACAGAAATGCAGGTAGTTTTGAAGTTGAGTTTGATGCATCGCAGTTAGCGAGTGGGGTTTATTATTATCAGTTGAGAGTTGGTGATCTACCTGACGGCAAGGCAGGGTTTGTTGAAACCAGGAAAATGATATTAATTAAATAA
- a CDS encoding response regulator, whose translation MYSIYSITVKLVCIHLLLMTSTIYSQGNYREVNWPDPIFEHFTLADGLPENSVLEIMQDHLGYMWFGTQGVLVRYDGYNMKSYQPDASDSLSLNVGQTRRIYEDKSGTIWIGKNHGLNRFNSVSEKFKRFMHDPDDSTSISSNFVADIFEDKNRNLLIGTEKGLNLFDREKESFKHIYYKNSVYSDKVVAIVEEKSAGNILVVDNDKILIYDADEQILTDENKINPLIKDIGEINSLLQTEDGFFWIGHSLGLSKIDLKQNIVTNFSLTPPDKNNVKNYFHNLVEDKYGFIWLISGLEEEGRLVVFDPRTEKFRPIEHDPNIPHSIASSRYIWSIYEDRTGVLWVGSFYNGLNKWDRNKSKFKRFVNDPSNLSEGDFKTVFSIIEDSESVIWFGTHNGLNSLNRNTGEFGNFKYDNSENDNTVTFICKEESGTFWLGTETRGLVKFDPIRNSKIFYSNSPDDQTSIGHNTIRYILPDGDEFLWIGTRGGGLNKFNKKSGKFIRYLPEKDNPGSLSNERVECIFRDRKEMLWVGTQGNAGLNKFDATNNSFKSFWHIEGGPVVPVIHEDQKGNFWIGAINKGIILFDRESESFSYNIELSNNLIRSILEDDSGNLWVGTDYGLSKVNPETRNVKNIITSESFEGNRFSNKSAFKNSNREMLFGTSDGFILFHPDKIKDDPIPPQVVLNNVSLFNRPDEKFEYEGLITEIKELNLSYNQNDLRFDYVGLHYADPSRNKYLYKLEGYEEEWIDAGTQRNATYTNLDAGEYVFKVKACNLDGVWNEEEASIKIIISPPFWATWWAYTFYILLVLSIFYAVRRYEMNRLRLKNQVKLDEVKLKEREETDKMKSRFFANISHEFRTPLTLILGPIDKLTSETPADEIEKHTGIIRRNAHRLMNLINQLLDLSRLEAGKLKIKASKSNIVPFVKGIVMSFESLAERKDINLKIECEQDIIELYFDKEMMIKILTNLLSNAFKFTPEGGNITVTVGHAEFISASSFEHQIPKQVRNDRMIVIRVKDTGIGISEEELPKLFDRFYQVDSSQTREYEGSGLGLALIKELIELHHGSINVNSKVGTGSEFIVEFPLGRDHLKDDEIVESSVVGEKNIYIDESAFTKKTELVTQDIANDIRENKNLILLVEDNRDVREYIKDILNSHYKVEVAVNGQQGLEKAKEIMPDLIVSDVMMPEMDGIEFCRIIKTEFLTSHIPVILLTAKASHDNKIEGLETGADDYLIKPFDSKELLTRIKNLIEQRKRLKEKFGKDIHPRPESVTTNPLDDEFLKKAYDTIEKHLDDVEYDTELFAKELFVSRMQLHRKIQAITGQAPGEFIRVYRLKRAAEMLIEKRLSVTQIAYEVGYNSPSHFSKAFTKYFNCSPSEYAK comes from the coding sequence TTGTATTCAATTTATAGTATTACGGTTAAACTGGTTTGCATTCATCTTTTATTGATGACTTCTACAATTTATTCCCAGGGGAATTACAGGGAAGTAAACTGGCCGGACCCAATCTTTGAACATTTCACGTTAGCCGACGGATTACCTGAAAACAGTGTACTTGAAATTATGCAGGATCATCTTGGATATATGTGGTTTGGTACCCAGGGTGTATTAGTAAGATATGATGGTTATAATATGAAATCTTATCAGCCGGATGCTTCTGATTCTTTAAGTCTGAATGTTGGACAGACGCGAAGGATTTATGAGGATAAATCCGGTACTATCTGGATTGGAAAAAACCATGGACTTAATCGTTTTAACAGCGTTAGTGAAAAGTTTAAAAGATTTATGCACGATCCGGATGATTCAACGAGCATATCCTCCAACTTTGTAGCAGATATTTTTGAAGACAAAAACAGAAATCTTCTTATTGGTACCGAGAAAGGATTAAACTTATTTGACAGAGAGAAAGAATCCTTTAAACATATCTATTATAAAAATTCAGTTTACTCAGATAAAGTTGTTGCTATTGTAGAAGAGAAATCCGCTGGAAATATTCTTGTAGTCGACAATGATAAAATTTTAATCTATGATGCTGATGAACAGATACTTACAGATGAAAATAAAATCAATCCTTTGATTAAAGATATCGGTGAAATTAATTCCTTGCTTCAAACTGAAGATGGATTCTTCTGGATAGGACACTCATTGGGATTATCGAAGATTGATCTGAAACAAAACATTGTCACAAATTTTTCATTAACTCCACCGGATAAGAATAATGTAAAAAATTATTTTCACAATCTTGTTGAAGATAAATACGGTTTTATATGGTTGATTTCAGGCTTAGAGGAAGAAGGACGTCTTGTAGTCTTTGATCCGCGCACTGAAAAATTTAGACCGATCGAACACGATCCAAATATTCCGCACAGTATTGCAAGCAGCAGGTATATATGGTCGATTTATGAAGATCGTACTGGTGTGCTTTGGGTTGGAAGTTTTTATAACGGTTTAAATAAATGGGACAGAAATAAATCTAAATTTAAACGTTTTGTAAATGACCCTTCTAACTTGTCCGAAGGTGATTTCAAAACAGTCTTTTCTATCATTGAGGATTCGGAAAGTGTAATATGGTTTGGTACCCATAATGGTTTAAATAGTTTGAATAGAAATACAGGTGAATTCGGGAATTTTAAATACGATAATTCTGAAAATGATAACACAGTAACTTTTATCTGCAAAGAAGAATCCGGGACTTTCTGGCTTGGTACAGAAACCAGAGGTTTAGTAAAATTTGATCCTATTAGAAATTCTAAAATCTTTTATTCCAATAGTCCGGATGACCAAACTTCTATTGGTCACAACACAATTCGTTATATCTTACCAGATGGTGATGAATTTCTATGGATTGGTACTCGTGGAGGCGGATTAAATAAGTTCAATAAGAAGTCTGGTAAATTTATTCGATATCTGCCCGAGAAAGATAATCCAGGTAGTCTGAGCAATGAAAGAGTAGAGTGTATTTTTCGTGATCGAAAAGAAATGCTTTGGGTAGGAACTCAGGGTAACGCAGGACTGAACAAATTTGATGCAACAAATAATTCCTTCAAATCATTTTGGCATATTGAAGGTGGTCCCGTTGTTCCGGTAATACACGAAGATCAGAAAGGAAATTTTTGGATAGGGGCAATAAACAAAGGAATTATTTTATTTGATCGGGAAAGTGAATCCTTTTCCTACAATATTGAACTCTCAAACAATTTGATACGGTCAATACTTGAAGATGATTCCGGCAATCTATGGGTTGGGACAGACTATGGACTGTCAAAAGTAAATCCTGAAACCCGTAATGTTAAAAATATTATTACTTCAGAATCATTTGAAGGTAACAGATTTTCAAATAAAAGCGCGTTCAAAAATTCAAATCGTGAAATGCTGTTCGGTACTTCTGATGGTTTCATTCTTTTCCATCCTGATAAAATAAAAGACGATCCGATCCCACCTCAAGTAGTATTAAACAATGTTTCTCTTTTCAACAGACCGGATGAAAAATTTGAGTATGAAGGATTGATAACGGAGATTAAAGAATTAAATCTTTCTTATAATCAAAACGATCTTCGATTTGATTATGTAGGCTTGCATTATGCTGATCCATCAAGAAACAAGTATCTGTACAAGTTGGAAGGATATGAAGAAGAATGGATTGATGCAGGAACGCAACGAAATGCCACTTATACAAATCTTGATGCAGGTGAATATGTTTTCAAAGTTAAAGCCTGTAATCTCGATGGTGTCTGGAATGAAGAAGAGGCATCAATTAAGATTATAATTTCGCCGCCTTTCTGGGCAACATGGTGGGCATACACGTTTTACATTTTATTAGTGCTAAGCATTTTTTATGCAGTGAGACGATATGAAATGAACCGGCTGAGATTAAAAAACCAGGTAAAGCTTGATGAAGTAAAGCTTAAAGAAAGAGAAGAAACCGATAAAATGAAATCACGTTTCTTTGCAAACATCTCTCACGAATTCAGAACACCGCTTACTCTGATACTAGGCCCGATTGATAAACTAACTTCAGAAACTCCTGCTGATGAAATTGAAAAGCATACCGGAATTATCAGGAGAAATGCGCATCGACTGATGAATCTTATAAACCAGCTTCTTGATCTTTCACGACTCGAAGCAGGCAAACTCAAAATAAAAGCATCAAAGAGTAATATTGTTCCTTTTGTAAAAGGAATTGTGATGTCGTTTGAATCGCTTGCTGAAAGAAAAGATATTAATCTGAAGATAGAATGTGAACAGGATATTATTGAGCTTTACTTCGACAAAGAAATGATGATAAAAATTCTAACTAACCTTCTATCAAATGCATTTAAGTTCACACCCGAAGGTGGAAATATAACGGTAACCGTTGGTCATGCTGAATTTATTTCAGCATCTTCATTTGAGCACCAGATTCCGAAACAAGTTCGGAATGACAGGATGATAGTCATAAGAGTTAAAGACACCGGCATCGGAATATCAGAAGAAGAACTACCGAAACTATTCGACAGGTTTTACCAGGTTGACAGTTCGCAGACAAGAGAATATGAAGGTTCAGGATTAGGACTGGCACTAATCAAAGAACTAATTGAATTACACCACGGAAGTATTAACGTAAATAGTAAAGTCGGTACTGGCAGTGAGTTTATTGTTGAATTTCCATTGGGAAGAGATCATCTGAAAGATGATGAAATAGTTGAAAGTTCAGTTGTTGGAGAAAAGAATATTTATATAGATGAATCTGCATTCACAAAGAAAACTGAGTTGGTAACCCAAGATATCGCAAATGATATAAGAGAAAATAAAAATTTAATTCTTCTTGTCGAAGACAATCGTGATGTCCGTGAATACATAAAAGACATTCTCAACAGTCATTACAAAGTTGAAGTTGCAGTTAACGGTCAGCAGGGACTTGAGAAAGCCAAAGAGATTATGCCCGATCTTATTGTGAGTGATGTAATGATGCCTGAAATGGATGGGATAGAATTCTGCAGGATAATTAAAACAGAATTTCTTACTTCACATATTCCGGTAATTCTTCTTACTGCAAAAGCCTCACACGATAACAAAATTGAAGGGCTTGAAACCGGTGCAGATGATTACCTTATAAAACCGTTCGACTCAAAAGAGCTTCTTACACGAATAAAAAATCTTATAGAGCAGAGGAAAAGACTTAAAGAAAAATTCGGCAAGGATATTCATCCGCGACCGGAAAGCGTAACCACAAATCCACTTGACGATGAGTTTCTTAAAAAAGCTTACGACACGATTGAAAAACATCTCGATGATGTTGAATACGATACTGAACTATTTGCAAAAGAATTATTTGTAAGCCGTATGCAGCTTCACAGAAAAATACAGGCAATAACCGGACAGGCACCGGGTGAATTTATAAGGGTATATAGATTAAAACGTGCCGCCGAAATGCTCATTGAGAAAAGATTATCTGTAACTCAAATTGCATACGAAGTCGGTTACAACAGCCCATCCCATTTCAGCAAAGCATTCACAAAATATTTTAATTGCAGTCCCTCCGAATACGCCAAATAA
- a CDS encoding IPT/TIG domain-containing protein, producing the protein MKTNFNNYLYLRFTILIVFVVSFFIGCTPELHYIDKHCTSMKGGLTVDAWVNQNAFNNYEYIDFGGTRINKDEIRKIRNLPYRKLQFEVPAWPIPETIKVYVVTDDDRSNSFEFTYTEDIEIFRIEPNKGSELGGTFVTIRGRNFKAPADASLHTEKARVYELDDLKVISESEITGYTKPHVPEIVHLFLTCDTEDCPSSDTLWQCYEYIADPYHIFGAPLGIDEPIKDSYQYVAIDDMNNDHRNDIVVVSSDIAAVNVQVINGIDDDPISTLGLPHDSKPSGVALGDFDLSGSVDIAVALEELGVVAVIFNDGSGIISGYDLIDVGGNPKAIIVNDLDGDGNIDDIATANSPGSSVSIMIGKDDGSFETAIEIPISGGSTSGKPNELVSIAAANLDGVGNLDLAITNKSNNEAIILFNPGSSVSYLGEYIKESLIEPVWVAGFDYNFDGKIDLSTLDYRSANLSYWENLGSSSFGGHKGLHLEIANPVVLTVNGDLLTIAFEDCLVGGKKILESSYDYKIKLPVKEGDHFKGFILSMATGDLDGDGTADIVVGMRDYGAIFIIRSTETHVF; encoded by the coding sequence ATGAAAACGAATTTCAATAATTATTTGTACTTACGGTTTACTATCCTAATAGTATTTGTAGTTTCCTTTTTTATTGGTTGTACTCCAGAATTACATTACATTGATAAACACTGTACCTCAATGAAAGGTGGTCTTACTGTTGACGCTTGGGTAAATCAGAATGCTTTTAACAATTATGAATATATTGACTTCGGGGGCACGAGAATTAATAAGGATGAAATCAGAAAAATTAGGAACTTACCATACAGAAAATTACAATTCGAGGTCCCAGCCTGGCCAATTCCAGAAACTATTAAGGTATATGTAGTAACCGATGATGATAGAAGTAATAGTTTTGAATTTACCTATACTGAAGATATTGAAATTTTTAGGATTGAACCGAATAAGGGTTCAGAACTAGGTGGAACATTTGTTACTATCCGGGGAAGAAATTTTAAAGCACCAGCAGATGCTTCTTTACATACGGAAAAAGCAAGAGTTTATGAATTAGATGATCTTAAAGTAATAAGCGAAAGCGAAATTACTGGTTATACGAAGCCTCATGTTCCAGAGATCGTTCACTTATTCCTCACTTGTGACACAGAAGATTGCCCTTCTTCAGATACATTGTGGCAATGCTATGAATATATTGCTGATCCATACCATATTTTTGGTGCACCGCTTGGCATTGACGAACCTATAAAAGACTCCTATCAATATGTTGCGATTGATGATATGAATAATGATCACAGAAATGATATAGTGGTTGTTTCAAGCGATATTGCTGCTGTAAACGTACAAGTTATTAATGGAATCGACGATGATCCTATTTCAACTTTGGGATTACCCCATGATTCAAAACCAAGTGGAGTAGCTTTGGGTGATTTCGACCTTTCTGGTAGTGTAGATATTGCTGTGGCATTGGAAGAGCTTGGAGTAGTCGCTGTTATTTTTAATGATGGAAGCGGTATTATTTCAGGTTACGATTTAATTGATGTTGGTGGTAATCCGAAAGCAATTATTGTAAATGATTTAGATGGAGATGGAAATATTGATGATATTGCAACTGCGAACTCACCAGGATCATCGGTTTCAATCATGATAGGGAAAGATGATGGTAGCTTTGAAACCGCAATTGAAATTCCTATATCTGGAGGCTCAACATCAGGAAAACCAAATGAGTTAGTCTCGATCGCTGCTGCAAATCTTGATGGAGTTGGCAATTTGGATTTGGCAATTACAAATAAATCCAATAATGAAGCCATTATTTTATTCAACCCCGGTTCAAGTGTAAGTTATTTAGGTGAGTATATAAAAGAAAGTCTCATTGAACCAGTTTGGGTTGCGGGATTTGATTATAACTTTGATGGAAAAATTGATTTGTCTACACTTGATTACAGATCAGCTAATCTAAGCTATTGGGAAAATTTAGGTTCATCTTCTTTTGGAGGTCATAAAGGATTACACCTAGAGATTGCGAATCCAGTTGTTCTGACAGTTAATGGTGATTTGTTGACTATTGCTTTCGAGGATTGTTTAGTAGGGGGTAAGAAGATTTTAGAATCTTCTTATGATTATAAAATTAAATTGCCTGTAAAAGAAGGTGACCATTTTAAAGGATTTATTTTATCAATGGCAACAGGTGATCTTGATGGGGATGGTACAGCTGATATTGTTGTTGGTATGAGAGATTATGGTGCGATATTTATTATTCGCAGTACAGAAACTCATGTTTTTTAA
- a CDS encoding T9SS type A sorting domain-containing protein → MDLMALIINYFSTFLEVYMKPVFRFILLGLFLFNSVIEAQINNGGFEDWDANLDPIMWLTNNTTGSFIPVTRTSDAFAGSWAAQGDVVTFSVFTVGPSIIGGEMGEGIPINFRPSAFRGMYKFTSVESDFLQVQANFMKNGVGIGVAANNLSPAANYTEFSIPTAFINSEVPDSVLIAIFVTHARGFPHVGSRVIIDDLSWSGATDINDPAGTQISKYNLEQNFPNPFNPGTKISWQSPIGSHQTLKVYDMLGREVVTLVDEYRTAGSYEAEFDGSQLASGVYYYKLIVGDPSSNSGQGFIETKKMLMIK, encoded by the coding sequence ATGGATTTGATGGCTCTTATAATTAATTATTTTTCAACATTCCTTGAGGTATATATGAAACCTGTTTTTCGATTTATTCTGTTGGGACTTTTTCTCTTTAATTCTGTTATTGAAGCACAAATTAACAATGGCGGTTTTGAAGATTGGGATGCAAACTTAGATCCTATTATGTGGCTTACAAATAATACAACAGGTTCATTCATACCGGTTACCAGAACTAGTGATGCTTTTGCCGGAAGCTGGGCTGCTCAGGGGGATGTTGTTACATTTAGCGTATTCACTGTAGGACCATCTATTATTGGCGGAGAAATGGGTGAAGGTATCCCAATTAATTTTCGTCCATCGGCTTTCAGGGGAATGTATAAATTTACTTCTGTTGAATCCGATTTCTTACAGGTTCAGGCAAACTTCATGAAGAATGGAGTTGGAATCGGAGTTGCCGCTAACAATTTAAGTCCCGCAGCGAATTATACTGAGTTTAGTATCCCGACCGCTTTTATAAATAGTGAAGTTCCGGATTCTGTTCTCATTGCTATATTCGTTACACATGCAAGAGGATTCCCTCACGTTGGCAGCAGAGTTATTATCGACGATCTTTCATGGAGCGGTGCGACTGATATAAATGATCCCGCAGGTACACAGATTAGTAAGTATAATTTAGAACAGAATTTTCCAAACCCATTCAATCCAGGTACAAAGATCAGTTGGCAGTCGCCAATCGGCAGTCATCAAACATTAAAAGTTTATGACATGCTTGGAAGAGAAGTTGTAACATTAGTTGATGAGTACAGAACTGCGGGAAGTTATGAAGCTGAGTTTGATGGCTCACAGTTGGCAAGCGGAGTTTACTACTATAAACTGATCGTTGGTGATCCGTCGTCAAACTCAGGGCAAGGGTTTATTGAAACTAAAAAGATGTTAATGATTAAATGA
- a CDS encoding BMC domain-containing protein gives MKSAIGLIELSSIAKGIEVSDAMLKRADIEIIVNRTICPGKYMILIGGDVDAVNASIETGIEGSGEELVDQFVIPNVHPSIFPAISGITPPVTLEALGVIESFSVASIIEAADAAVKSASVELITVYLAMAIGGKGYVMFTGDVASVQTAVEAGAASISKKGLLVQKVVIPSPRKEILQSWI, from the coding sequence ATGAAATCAGCGATAGGATTAATTGAACTTTCAAGCATTGCGAAAGGTATTGAAGTTTCTGACGCGATGTTAAAACGTGCTGATATAGAAATTATTGTTAACAGAACAATTTGTCCGGGCAAATATATGATACTGATCGGCGGTGATGTTGATGCTGTTAATGCAAGTATTGAAACAGGAATTGAAGGAAGCGGCGAAGAATTAGTTGATCAGTTTGTAATCCCGAATGTTCACCCTTCCATATTCCCTGCTATAAGCGGTATTACTCCGCCAGTTACTTTAGAAGCTCTGGGAGTCATTGAATCATTTTCAGTAGCATCAATCATAGAAGCTGCTGACGCAGCGGTAAAGTCCGCATCTGTTGAATTGATCACTGTGTATCTTGCAATGGCTATCGGAGGAAAAGGTTATGTGATGTTTACCGGCGATGTAGCGTCTGTACAGACTGCAGTTGAAGCCGGAGCCGCGTCTATCTCAAAGAAAGGTTTGCTGGTACAGAAGGTTGTTATTCCTTCACCGAGAAAAGAAATACTTCAGTCATGGATATAA
- a CDS encoding 4Fe-4S dicluster domain-containing protein: MTEISILNKIRDAGVVGAGGAGFPAFKKLTSKVDHIIANGVECEPLLYKDREVMLQETEKLIAGISIVRELTGASKATLAIKRKNEDLVKLLYPSAKKEKIDIHISENVYPAGDEFILVYEVTGKRIPPGGIPLMVGCVVNNVETLVNIANAVDDVPVTEKYLTITGAVQNPVTVKVPVGISVNDCLLLAGGPSVQDPVILTGGVMMGGVETDLSVTVNKTLGGLIVLPADHTLVVRKTSPSKSYNKSGHSTCDQCTFCTQLCPRYILGYPIQPHLVMRSLQMTGDAKDRLNQWAEHCCECNVCTLFACPEKLDPKNICVDTKTRLKENKNGFTKDQLEEVFRDIHPARDGREIPITSLYQRLGLKKYDRKAEFISSTFGFERVIVPLKYGFGNVSTPIVSIGMRVNKGELIAVSANNDSSVPVHASISGIVKEVSDNGILILTN, translated from the coding sequence TTGACTGAAATTTCAATTCTAAATAAAATACGTGACGCAGGTGTTGTAGGTGCTGGTGGTGCTGGTTTTCCAGCATTCAAAAAACTCACTTCAAAGGTTGATCACATAATTGCAAACGGTGTGGAGTGTGAACCGCTTCTTTACAAAGACCGTGAGGTGATGCTTCAGGAAACTGAGAAACTGATTGCGGGCATATCTATAGTACGCGAATTGACCGGAGCTTCAAAAGCTACACTTGCTATCAAAAGAAAAAATGAAGACCTGGTTAAGTTACTATACCCGTCAGCGAAAAAAGAAAAAATTGATATTCATATTTCTGAAAATGTTTATCCTGCCGGTGATGAGTTTATTTTAGTTTACGAGGTTACCGGTAAAAGAATTCCGCCCGGTGGAATTCCGTTGATGGTCGGTTGTGTTGTAAACAATGTTGAAACACTTGTAAACATTGCAAATGCAGTCGATGATGTTCCTGTGACAGAAAAATATTTAACAATAACCGGTGCGGTTCAAAATCCTGTAACAGTAAAAGTACCTGTTGGCATATCTGTTAATGATTGTTTATTGCTTGCAGGTGGTCCTTCGGTTCAAGATCCTGTTATTCTTACAGGCGGAGTGATGATGGGAGGAGTTGAAACTGATTTATCTGTTACAGTAAATAAAACTCTTGGCGGTTTAATTGTTTTACCTGCTGACCATACACTCGTAGTAAGAAAAACATCTCCATCAAAATCCTATAACAAATCCGGACACAGCACTTGTGATCAATGTACTTTCTGCACACAACTTTGCCCGCGATACATTCTTGGTTACCCGATACAACCTCATCTTGTTATGCGATCATTACAGATGACCGGCGACGCAAAGGACAGATTAAATCAATGGGCTGAACACTGCTGCGAATGTAATGTATGTACTTTGTTTGCATGTCCTGAAAAACTTGATCCGAAAAATATTTGTGTTGATACAAAAACAAGATTGAAAGAAAATAAAAACGGATTTACAAAAGATCAGCTTGAAGAAGTGTTCAGAGATATTCATCCCGCACGCGACGGTCGCGAAATCCCTATCACTTCTTTATATCAGAGACTTGGATTAAAAAAATATGACAGGAAAGCGGAATTCATTTCATCAACATTCGGATTTGAAAGAGTGATTGTTCCGCTTAAATATGGATTTGGAAATGTTTCAACTCCAATTGTTTCTATAGGAATGAGAGTGAATAAAGGTGAATTGATCGCAGTTTCAGCTAACAATGATTCTAGTGTTCCTGTTCATGCAAGTATAAGCGGAATTGTAAAGGAAGTATCAGATAACGGAATATTAATTTTAACGAATTAA